In Pseudomonas sp. MM213, a genomic segment contains:
- a CDS encoding DUF2252 domain-containing protein → MTLKDRLKQGKDARKNCPRSDQAATGKTSRDPLPLIKRSSEGRVNSLVELRYGRMLVSPFTFYRGNALLQAHDLAGTANMGLVSTICGDSHLMNFGGFATPERNLLFSVNDFDEAHPGPWEWDVKRLVASFMVAARDLRHGETVEENVCREVVAAYQQTMLECAEQSALETWYESISYDDLRQQASKATLEHVERAIAKAERRTHAELLPKISERDAAGRLIIRDDLPEIFHLHKNTTLLDADDDWLRLADWRPLYETFMNEYRMTLQADRRGLLSRFNVQDLAFKVVGVGSVGTRCLVALLTDEQEFPLFLQFKEARRSVLADYVKAKSRVRHNGQRVVDGQRLMQSASDLFLGWTTGPNGRHFYVRQLRDMKISAELETFDAEAFAAYGRICGRALARAHAKSSGHAAQISGYIGKSDALADALFKYAKTYTEQNDRDFERFQQACRKGRLRARSEADFAADHLP, encoded by the coding sequence ATGACCCTCAAAGACCGCTTGAAGCAAGGCAAGGACGCTCGAAAAAACTGCCCTCGCAGTGATCAAGCGGCCACCGGAAAAACCAGTCGTGACCCGCTGCCACTGATCAAGCGCTCCAGCGAGGGACGGGTCAATTCTCTGGTCGAGTTGCGCTACGGCCGCATGCTGGTGTCGCCGTTCACCTTTTATCGCGGCAACGCGCTGTTGCAGGCTCACGACCTGGCCGGCACGGCGAACATGGGTCTGGTGTCGACGATCTGCGGTGACAGTCACTTGATGAACTTCGGCGGTTTCGCCACGCCGGAACGCAACCTGCTGTTCAGCGTCAATGACTTCGATGAGGCCCATCCCGGCCCCTGGGAGTGGGATGTCAAACGTCTGGTGGCGAGTTTCATGGTGGCCGCCCGTGACCTGCGCCATGGCGAAACCGTGGAAGAAAACGTCTGCCGCGAAGTGGTCGCCGCGTATCAGCAAACGATGCTCGAATGCGCGGAGCAAAGCGCGTTGGAGACTTGGTACGAGTCCATCAGTTATGACGATCTGCGGCAACAGGCGAGTAAAGCCACGCTGGAGCACGTGGAGCGCGCCATCGCCAAAGCCGAACGTCGTACCCATGCCGAATTGTTGCCGAAAATCAGTGAACGTGACGCCGCAGGCCGTCTGATCATTCGCGATGACCTGCCGGAAATTTTCCATCTGCACAAAAACACCACGCTGCTGGATGCCGACGATGACTGGCTGCGGCTCGCGGACTGGCGACCGCTCTACGAGACGTTCATGAATGAATATCGGATGACCCTGCAAGCCGACCGGCGCGGGCTGTTGTCGCGCTTCAATGTTCAGGACCTGGCGTTCAAAGTGGTCGGTGTCGGCAGTGTCGGCACGCGCTGCCTGGTGGCGCTGCTGACTGACGAGCAAGAGTTCCCGTTGTTCCTGCAATTCAAGGAAGCACGGCGATCGGTGCTCGCCGACTACGTGAAGGCCAAGTCTCGCGTGCGGCACAACGGTCAGCGCGTGGTCGATGGCCAACGGCTGATGCAGTCCGCCAGTGATCTGTTCCTCGGCTGGACCACCGGCCCCAACGGTCGCCATTTTTACGTGCGCCAGTTGCGCGACATGAAAATCTCCGCCGAACTGGAAACCTTCGACGCCGAAGCCTTTGCCGCCTACGGCCGAATCTGCGGCCGCGCCCTCGCCCGTGCACATGCCAAATCCTCCGGGCATGCCGCGCAGATCAGCGGTTATATCGGCAAAAGCGATGCGCTGGCCGATGCGCTGTTCAAGTATGCGAAAACCTATACCGAACAGAATGACCGCGACTTCGAACGCTTCCAGCAAGCCTGTCGCAAGGGGCGTTTGCGGGCACGGTCGGAGGCGGACTTTGCGGCCGATCATTTGCCGTAA
- a CDS encoding helix-turn-helix transcriptional regulator, with amino-acid sequence MRIIRLKEVMKMTGLGRSTVYKYIAESTFPKPIPLGDRCVGWLESEVLGWIVSKVEERDLLVGV; translated from the coding sequence ATGAGGATAATTCGCCTGAAAGAAGTCATGAAAATGACGGGCCTGGGTCGGTCCACTGTGTACAAGTACATTGCCGAAAGCACATTTCCGAAACCCATACCGCTGGGCGACAGGTGTGTGGGTTGGTTGGAAAGTGAGGTGCTTGGCTGGATCGTCAGCAAGGTTGAGGAGCGGGATTTGCTGGTAGGCGTTTAG
- a CDS encoding inovirus Gp2 family protein — MQRHPSNRNLSIHYGETFEGLPIMASKGPFIYEHLAKLKLTIERALAQYPRVFAFRCDLRFPTHVQVSDQACSNAAIGAFMESFKAQIESNRNAAAQLNPYAHTSEVRYVWAREQGQGSRVHHYHLLILLNQDAFYTVGRLGSANSNMFHRLEEAWANALRLSVAEVQGLVEVPDNATYRIQRNDPVGQAALFERASYLCKAATKPFGNGYHVFDSSRN, encoded by the coding sequence ATGCAGCGTCATCCTTCCAACAGAAACCTGAGTATCCATTACGGTGAGACCTTCGAGGGTCTCCCAATCATGGCCAGTAAAGGACCCTTCATCTACGAGCATCTGGCAAAGCTTAAATTGACCATAGAGCGTGCTCTTGCTCAGTACCCACGTGTATTCGCATTTCGGTGTGATCTTCGATTTCCTACTCACGTTCAGGTGAGTGATCAGGCCTGCTCGAATGCTGCGATTGGCGCCTTTATGGAGTCGTTCAAGGCCCAGATTGAAAGTAACCGTAATGCTGCAGCACAACTGAACCCATACGCACATACCAGCGAGGTGCGCTACGTATGGGCGAGAGAGCAGGGGCAGGGCAGTCGAGTGCATCATTACCACCTGCTCATCCTGCTGAATCAGGATGCGTTCTATACAGTCGGAAGGCTTGGCTCTGCAAACTCCAACATGTTTCACCGACTGGAAGAGGCTTGGGCCAATGCGCTGAGGTTGTCGGTGGCTGAAGTGCAGGGTCTGGTCGAAGTGCCTGACAATGCTACGTACCGCATACAGCGTAATGACCCCGTTGGGCAGGCGGCGTTATTCGAGAGGGCAAGCTATCTCTGCAAAGCGGCAACCAAGCCATTTGGTAATGGCTATCACGTGTTTGACAGTAGCCGTAACTGA
- the drmD gene encoding DISARM system SNF2-like helicase DrmD: protein MPWSPGQLVRHIDDPAKTGTVTDQTRLRASGSQCRVNWSGRLDWHYEEELVAAESGDNDVYELIQEGRYGRVDDLRRLLTHVHLAGRLANVVYAMGLTQTDFYPHQYKPLLTLLDSPVNGLLIADEVGLGKTIEAGLIWTEFRARYDMRRLLVVCPAMLREKWRLELSSRFGLEARVVDAAELLQELESSERRERAWIISYQGIRVPGGWDPAESDASRRSVRARLADLLYRHADREPLLDMVTFDEAHYMRNEGTGAWRTGSLLRDVSTHQVMLSATPINLGSDDLFNVLRLLDPDHFEFPDDFRNVVSANRPVIAASDIVRNPSSDALDIVEAIHKIKSSRYFERSERVDRLIEEAEAVDEWTNERRVEFAAKIERLNLIAHIVTRTRKREVDMKRVLRDVTVFEAEMSPIEAELYQAITEGTREYALINGIEHGFLLSTPQRMVASSPAALLRTWREDMVDADAMAVASDEADEDEDSVRDASSGLKRYLAGRVLREFDAGELTRQDSKFAELKDALRRFLAEDREDKAIVFTTFRGTARYLVNRLSAENVEAGLLMGGEEFDKEAVVNAFREHRTCRVLVCTDVAAEGVDLQFCRLVVNYDLPWNPMRIEQRIGRIDRIGQQSNRILVWNFVHKETIDALILTRLAKRIGVFESALGETEEILGKVRRLEDVLLSKHLTTDEETRLIEEVALAIENSKRKQEELEREAIQLVAHGQQLLAQIEAARGEGKTVTRHDLIRYVDGYLRTVPGCRVVAARGEPDTFDIGLSPSLAAELDEFVRKENLVGKTGLGSGQTRRCRFTDRITEKPKPGEEIVHRFHPIVRFLSHKAENCEVRFPLYASRVTANGLTAGRYAVMTRFASFSGVKEEEHLLVAAIPLDRDTPLDVRVAEALLDTVRKSGVDWPTVALDVSSESGVATVERCEEILRDRYRALNGEKRRENSDRADVLSQLLEDHVRKKRDGFEKRIAGHETFASLYGNSPDGKRRKGLANAERKKMEDFLARMETRRATLIRKSQTFSAETREICVLLVDVVREGERP, encoded by the coding sequence ATGCCATGGAGTCCAGGACAACTCGTCCGCCACATAGACGACCCGGCGAAAACCGGCACGGTCACCGATCAGACCCGGTTGCGCGCCTCCGGCTCCCAGTGCCGGGTAAACTGGAGTGGCCGCCTGGACTGGCATTATGAGGAGGAGCTCGTCGCGGCTGAGTCGGGTGACAACGACGTCTACGAGCTGATCCAGGAAGGGCGCTACGGGCGAGTGGACGACCTGCGAAGGCTGCTCACGCATGTCCACCTCGCGGGACGGCTGGCGAACGTCGTCTACGCCATGGGGTTAACCCAGACTGACTTCTATCCGCACCAGTACAAGCCGCTGCTGACCCTGCTGGATTCACCGGTAAACGGCCTGTTGATTGCGGACGAGGTGGGCCTGGGCAAGACGATCGAAGCCGGCTTGATCTGGACCGAGTTTCGTGCCCGTTACGACATGCGCCGGTTGCTCGTGGTTTGTCCCGCGATGCTGAGGGAGAAGTGGCGGCTTGAGCTGTCGTCGCGGTTCGGTCTCGAAGCGCGCGTCGTCGACGCGGCCGAGCTCCTGCAGGAGCTCGAGTCCAGCGAGCGCCGAGAACGAGCATGGATCATTAGCTACCAGGGCATCCGTGTTCCTGGAGGTTGGGATCCCGCCGAGAGCGACGCGTCCCGGCGATCAGTCCGGGCCAGGCTCGCCGATCTTCTCTATCGCCATGCCGACCGGGAGCCCCTGCTTGATATGGTGACCTTCGACGAGGCGCACTACATGCGCAACGAAGGGACAGGTGCGTGGCGAACCGGTAGTCTGCTGCGCGACGTCAGCACGCATCAGGTGATGCTGTCGGCGACGCCGATCAACCTCGGCTCGGACGACCTGTTCAACGTGCTGCGTTTACTCGACCCAGACCACTTCGAATTCCCGGACGATTTCAGGAACGTCGTCTCGGCCAACAGGCCGGTAATCGCGGCCAGCGACATCGTGCGCAACCCATCGAGCGACGCTCTGGACATCGTGGAGGCGATTCACAAGATCAAGTCGTCGCGTTACTTCGAGAGATCCGAGCGCGTCGACCGCCTGATCGAAGAGGCCGAGGCGGTCGACGAATGGACGAACGAAAGACGTGTCGAATTCGCGGCCAAGATTGAGCGGCTCAACCTGATCGCACACATCGTCACCCGAACGCGAAAGCGTGAGGTGGATATGAAGAGGGTCTTGCGCGACGTCACCGTGTTCGAGGCGGAGATGTCGCCCATTGAAGCCGAGCTTTATCAGGCGATCACGGAAGGTACGCGGGAATACGCGCTGATAAACGGCATCGAACACGGTTTCCTCCTCAGTACGCCCCAGCGGATGGTCGCCTCCAGCCCTGCCGCACTGCTACGCACTTGGCGCGAGGATATGGTGGACGCGGACGCAATGGCCGTCGCGTCGGACGAGGCGGACGAGGACGAAGACTCGGTACGGGACGCGTCGTCGGGGCTCAAGCGGTATCTGGCCGGTCGAGTACTCCGCGAGTTCGATGCGGGCGAACTCACTCGGCAGGATTCGAAATTCGCGGAGTTGAAGGATGCTTTGAGAAGGTTCCTGGCCGAGGATCGTGAGGACAAGGCGATTGTGTTCACGACCTTCCGGGGCACGGCCCGCTATCTCGTCAATCGACTTTCCGCCGAGAACGTCGAGGCAGGTTTGCTGATGGGGGGAGAGGAGTTCGACAAGGAGGCCGTGGTCAACGCGTTCCGGGAACATCGCACCTGCCGTGTGCTCGTCTGCACCGACGTGGCGGCAGAGGGTGTCGATCTGCAGTTCTGCAGGCTCGTGGTCAACTACGACCTGCCGTGGAACCCGATGCGCATCGAGCAGCGTATCGGCCGTATCGACCGTATCGGGCAACAGTCGAACCGTATCCTAGTCTGGAACTTCGTACACAAGGAGACCATCGACGCCCTGATCCTCACCCGTTTGGCCAAACGAATCGGGGTCTTTGAGAGCGCGCTAGGTGAAACGGAAGAGATCCTTGGCAAGGTCCGACGTCTCGAGGATGTGCTGCTGTCCAAGCACCTGACGACCGATGAAGAAACGCGCCTGATTGAGGAAGTGGCACTCGCGATTGAGAACTCCAAACGCAAACAAGAGGAGCTGGAGCGTGAGGCGATCCAACTGGTCGCCCACGGCCAGCAGTTGCTGGCACAGATTGAGGCAGCGCGTGGTGAGGGAAAAACAGTCACCCGGCATGACTTGATTCGATACGTGGACGGTTACCTCAGGACTGTTCCTGGCTGCCGGGTCGTTGCTGCACGTGGCGAGCCAGACACCTTTGACATAGGTCTGAGCCCGAGTTTGGCGGCGGAGTTGGATGAGTTCGTCAGAAAGGAGAATCTGGTCGGAAAGACCGGGCTGGGCTCGGGGCAGACAAGGCGTTGCCGCTTTACCGACAGAATCACCGAGAAGCCGAAACCCGGTGAAGAGATCGTCCATCGCTTCCATCCGATCGTCCGTTTCCTGTCACACAAGGCCGAAAACTGCGAGGTTCGCTTTCCGCTCTATGCGTCCAGAGTCACCGCCAATGGCCTCACGGCGGGCCGGTACGCCGTGATGACCCGATTTGCAAGTTTTTCGGGCGTGAAGGAGGAAGAACATCTCCTCGTCGCCGCCATACCGCTAGATCGGGACACCCCCTTGGATGTTCGTGTAGCGGAAGCTCTACTCGATACGGTCAGGAAATCGGGCGTCGACTGGCCGACGGTTGCGCTTGATGTCTCTTCGGAGTCCGGGGTGGCCACCGTAGAGCGATGCGAGGAAATTCTCAGAGATCGCTACAGGGCACTCAATGGCGAGAAGCGGCGCGAAAACAGTGATCGTGCCGACGTGCTATCGCAGCTATTGGAGGACCACGTCCGCAAGAAGCGTGACGGATTCGAGAAGCGCATCGCGGGTCACGAGACATTCGCTTCGCTGTATGGGAACAGTCCGGATGGCAAGCGACGCAAAGGTCTGGCGAACGCAGAGCGCAAGAAAATGGAGGATTTCCTGGCGAGGATGGAGACGCGCCGGGCAACGCTGATCAGGAAGAGCCAGACCTTTTCGGCGGAAACGCGCGAGATCTGCGTCTTACTCGTGGACGTAGTGCGGGAGGGGGAAAGGCCATGA